A genomic region of Arachis hypogaea cultivar Tifrunner chromosome 5, arahy.Tifrunner.gnm2.J5K5, whole genome shotgun sequence contains the following coding sequences:
- the LOC112803603 gene encoding uncharacterized protein — MENPREECKAITLSSGKEVKEALKKTQGKKVDESISDKEETQAPASNPPQEKEVLRPYVPKASYPQRLRKNEKDNQFSRFFEVFKRLQINIPFAEALEQIPLYAKFLKELMTKKRSWRNDETVVLTEECSAIIQHKLPPKLKDPGSFQIFCVLGEITVKKALCDLGASMNLMSLAIMKRMKIEEAEPRRIALQLTDRSFKFSHVVEDLLVKVGDFIFPVDFVVLDMEEDAKASIILGRPFLAIAGAIINVQKGEIVLRLHDKKMVFNVFKAMSYPWESLGKCMRLDAVEVWVHETLKDEELEEAAEEDSPSNSDTVEIQSAEVLIPSTLDEKKEENEAPKLELKALPSTLKKLNEATRKDHFPLPFKDQMLEILAGHVYYCFLDGYSGYNQIVVDPKDQEKTSFTCLWIVPGHKISNKGIEVDRAKIEVIEKLPPPIMLKKLGAS; from the exons ATGgaaaacccaagggaggaatgtaAGGCCATTACACTGAGCAGTGGGAAGGAAGTGAAGGAAGCCTTAAAGAAAACACAAGGGAAGAAAGTGGATGAAAGCATAAGTGACAAAGAAGAAACACAAGCACCTGCCTCTAACCCACCCCAAGAAAAAGAAGTCCTGAGACCATATGTTCCAAAAGCTTCTTACCCTCAACGATTGAGGAAGAATGAAAAGGACAACCAATTCTCCAGATTCTTCGAAGTTTTCAAGAGACTCCAAATCAACATCCCCTTTGCTGAAGCACTAGAGCAAAtcccactctatgccaagtttttgaaggagttaatgaccaagaagaggagCTGGAGAAATGATGAAACTGTGGTGTTAACAGAGGAgtgcagtgctattattcaacacaAATTACCTCCGAAATTGAAGGACCCTGGGAGCTtccaaatattttgtgttctagGAGAAATCACCGTGAAAAAAGCCTTATGTGATTTGGGAGCCAGCATGAATTTAATGTCCTTAgcaataatgaaaagaatgaagattgaggaagccgaACCAAGAAGAATAGCTCTTCAATTAACAGACCGATCATTCAAATTTTCCCATGTAGTAGAAGACTTGTTGGTAAAGGTGGGAGACTTCATCTTCCCAGTAGATTTTGTGGTGTTGGACATGGAGGAAGATGCCAAAGCTTCAATCATtcttggaaggccatttctagcaaTAGCTGGAGCCATCATCAACGTCCAAAAAGGAGAAATCGTCCTTAGACTACATGATAAGAAAATggtattcaatgtgttcaaggccatgagttacccatgGGAAtcactaggaaaatgcatgaGGTTGGATGCAGTAGAGGTCTGGGTACATGAAACCCTTAAAGATGAAGAACTTGAGGAGGCGGCAGAAGAAGACTCCCCATCAAACAGTGACACGGTAGAAATTCAATCAGCCGAGGTACTCATTCCAAGCACATTagatgagaagaaggaagagaatgaagcacccaaacttgaactgaaAGCATTGCCTTccactctcaa aaagcTCAATGAGGCCACAAGAAAGGACCATTTTCCACTTCCCTTCAAGGACCAGATGTTGGAAATACTTGCAGGACATGTATACTATTGCTtcttggacggctactcaggctacaaccaaattgtggTTGACCcaaaggaccaagagaaaacatcttTTACTTGCCTAT GGATAGTCCCTGGCCATAAGATCTCTAATAAAGGCATAGAGGTGGACAGGGCTAAGATAgaagtaattgagaaattacctccaccaaTAATGTTAAAGAAATTAGGAGCTTCCTAG